The proteins below are encoded in one region of Bremerella sp. P1:
- a CDS encoding S41 family peptidase translates to MTVLRKVQASYVDSPRWSDVSREGVKQLDVALKEDVFNKKNLKDVDRNRIDQVRRMLNENVNWQNVSSPQQAIETANYAAELMWQNLGVKPTATILEFACGTAASLDPYTSFLTQDQLTEVYSQIEGNFVGLGVELKADSGNLLIVHAIDGSPAHQAGIRSGDRIIAVDGHLTEVISTDKAADMLKGPIGSSVRVTVVSPNQPARDMMVRRDRVEVPSVDNIHIMDTESKVGYLKITSFQKNTPADLSQAMWKLHRDGMRALVIDLRGNPGGLLTAAVDMVDLFVEQGTIVSTRGRNAREDFDYTAHMPGTWRVPLVVLIDSNSASASEIFAGAIRDHRRGTVVGQRSYGKGSVQGIFPLATAGTGLRLTTAKFFSPSGRAISRNGVMPDVNVRVAGKPDLAEVKAAVDQAASQADPVMDAGLVAARQLLGVPGLSTRTQDQR, encoded by the coding sequence ATGACGGTGCTGCGTAAGGTTCAGGCCAGCTACGTCGACTCGCCCCGCTGGAGCGATGTCAGCCGCGAAGGCGTCAAGCAATTGGACGTGGCTCTGAAAGAAGACGTCTTCAATAAGAAGAACCTGAAGGACGTCGATCGCAACCGTATCGATCAAGTTCGCCGCATGCTGAACGAGAACGTGAACTGGCAGAACGTCAGTTCGCCTCAGCAAGCGATTGAAACGGCCAACTACGCCGCCGAACTGATGTGGCAAAACCTGGGCGTGAAGCCGACCGCGACGATTCTCGAATTCGCTTGCGGAACGGCTGCTTCGCTCGATCCATATACCAGCTTCCTCACGCAAGATCAGCTGACGGAAGTCTACTCACAGATCGAAGGTAACTTCGTTGGTCTGGGCGTCGAGCTGAAGGCCGATTCCGGCAACCTGTTGATCGTCCATGCGATCGACGGCAGCCCTGCTCACCAGGCTGGTATCCGCTCGGGCGATCGCATCATCGCCGTCGACGGTCACCTGACTGAAGTGATTTCGACCGACAAAGCCGCCGACATGCTGAAAGGCCCGATCGGTTCCAGCGTCCGCGTGACGGTTGTCAGCCCTAATCAGCCTGCCCGCGATATGATGGTGCGTCGCGATCGCGTCGAAGTGCCCAGCGTCGACAACATCCACATCATGGATACCGAGTCGAAGGTTGGCTACTTGAAGATCACGAGCTTCCAGAAGAACACCCCGGCCGATCTCAGCCAGGCGATGTGGAAACTGCATCGCGATGGCATGCGAGCCCTGGTGATTGACCTTCGCGGCAACCCTGGTGGTTTGCTGACGGCAGCCGTCGACATGGTCGACCTGTTTGTCGAGCAAGGCACGATCGTCTCGACCCGCGGTCGCAACGCTCGCGAAGACTTCGACTACACCGCTCATATGCCCGGTACCTGGCGAGTGCCGCTGGTCGTGCTGATCGACTCGAACTCGGCCAGTGCCAGTGAAATCTTCGCCGGTGCGATTCGTGATCATCGTCGCGGAACGGTTGTCGGACAGCGTAGCTACGGCAAAGGCTCGGTGCAGGGGATCTTCCCGCTGGCAACGGCCGGAACGGGGCTTCGCCTGACGACGGCTAAGTTCTTCTCGCCTAGCGGACGAGCGATCAGCCGCAACGGCGTGATGCCGGACGTGAACGTCCGCGTCGCCGGGAAGCCTGATCTTGCCGAAGTGAAAGCGGCTGTCGATCAAGCCGCCTCGCAGGCCGATCCCGTGATGGACGC